In Chitinophaga sp. HK235, a single window of DNA contains:
- a CDS encoding SDR family oxidoreductase, whose amino-acid sequence MSTTLENKKVIIAGGSSGIGLATAALLVQEKAQVIITGRNPDRLEEAAKVVPTAGLEVLDSNNRASLDAFFAAQGQLDHLVIALSGAKGGGMFSDLSLQDLRAGFEGKFWPQLDTMQAALPYLSKQGSITLVTAISSVSRMPGTSGLAAINGALETMIPGLAKEFQPLRINAVSPGIVNTPWWDFLPAANKAEAFKGYATQIPVGKVAEPEELAAAILFLMCNTNTTGTVLRCDGGLSL is encoded by the coding sequence ATGTCAACCACCTTAGAAAACAAAAAAGTGATTATCGCCGGAGGTTCTTCCGGTATCGGACTGGCTACTGCCGCATTGCTCGTACAGGAAAAAGCACAGGTGATAATTACCGGTCGTAACCCCGACCGGTTGGAGGAAGCAGCCAAAGTGGTCCCCACTGCAGGCCTTGAAGTACTGGACAGTAATAACCGCGCATCGCTGGATGCTTTTTTCGCAGCACAGGGTCAGTTAGACCATCTGGTGATAGCCCTCAGTGGCGCCAAAGGCGGTGGTATGTTCAGTGACTTATCGCTACAGGACCTGCGGGCCGGCTTTGAAGGCAAGTTCTGGCCCCAGCTGGATACAATGCAGGCAGCCTTGCCTTATCTGAGCAAGCAGGGGAGCATCACCCTGGTGACGGCTATCTCCAGTGTCAGCAGAATGCCCGGCACTTCCGGTCTGGCGGCGATCAACGGTGCGCTGGAAACTATGATACCCGGTCTCGCAAAAGAATTCCAACCCTTACGTATCAACGCGGTTTCACCCGGTATCGTAAATACGCCCTGGTGGGACTTCCTGCCGGCAGCCAACAAGGCGGAAGCGTTTAAAGGTTATGCAACACAAATACCAGTGGGCAAAGTAGCAGAACCGGAAGAGTTAGCGGCAGCCATCCTGTTTCTGATGTGCAATACCAATACAACGGGTACGGTGCTACGTTGCGACGGAGGATTGAGTCTGTAA
- a CDS encoding AraC family transcriptional regulator, with the protein MPTRRNHPSIPQYGLEESRPLHRLPEDTTAFGYSNLEEELKIKGFELYCSAGVRSQMGPLKSDYYRISISVRGVTEIQLGLEDFTHGNGTISFTFPGQIFSKRGLSDDAFGYYLLFDPAFLEDTIAPDRIPAEFPFFAYAGVPFMQLLPAELDAVTGFVERINTELQQHHHGRDKAIRLYLYLLLLELKRSYLRQELHQTTHDTGHTYLVPRYKKLVSEHFLTKRKVADYATILGVTPNHLNRAIKESTGHTASEAITDMLVREAKASLRYTDTTIAAISDQLSFSDPAGFNRFFREKTGQTPMAYRKNAASG; encoded by the coding sequence ATGCCCACCCGCAGGAATCATCCATCCATTCCGCAATATGGCCTGGAAGAATCCAGGCCCCTGCACCGCCTGCCGGAAGATACCACCGCATTCGGATACAGCAATCTGGAAGAGGAGCTGAAGATAAAAGGTTTTGAGCTGTATTGCAGTGCGGGCGTGCGTTCGCAGATGGGACCCCTCAAATCAGACTATTACCGTATCAGCATCTCTGTGCGTGGTGTCACGGAAATACAACTGGGGCTGGAAGACTTCACCCATGGCAATGGCACCATCAGCTTCACTTTCCCCGGACAGATATTCAGCAAACGCGGATTGAGCGATGATGCATTCGGATACTATCTGCTGTTTGATCCAGCTTTTCTGGAAGATACCATTGCACCAGACAGAATTCCTGCCGAATTCCCTTTTTTCGCTTATGCAGGTGTTCCTTTTATGCAACTGCTGCCTGCTGAGCTGGATGCTGTCACCGGTTTTGTGGAACGGATCAATACAGAACTGCAGCAGCATCACCACGGAAGAGATAAAGCCATACGATTGTATCTGTACCTGTTGCTCCTGGAACTGAAGCGTAGCTATCTCCGGCAGGAGCTGCACCAGACAACCCATGATACCGGTCATACCTACCTGGTGCCACGATATAAAAAATTGGTGAGTGAACACTTTCTCACCAAAAGAAAAGTGGCCGACTATGCCACCATACTGGGTGTCACACCTAATCACTTGAACAGGGCTATTAAGGAAAGTACCGGCCACACGGCATCCGAGGCGATTACAGACATGCTGGTAAGGGAAGCCAAAGCCTCCTTGCGATACACTGATACTACCATTGCCGCTATATCTGACCAGCTGAGTTTCAGCGATCCTGCCGGCTTTAACCGCTTCTTCCGGGAGAAAACCGGACAAACGCCCATGGCTTATCGGAAAAATGCAGCATCCGGTTAA
- a CDS encoding MarR family winged helix-turn-helix transcriptional regulator, which produces MSPLLELIAEWEAYSEQAGKPAVADFCEHYLRRHAKKKKEKAAIPAHDMDGVITELVGRMSAMHTTYAKMILKELPDIELEWFYLLNIIKYKKEAKKTDIISLGLMEQSTGIDILNRMHKKGFITEKNNPEDKRAKLISITDKGNTLLKKIGSYLYKVTYLLYHDVQEEDKQALIRILGSLQHRHQQVLLENKHRKIDEVLQQLYGKDAPEEAAAAFSKQIKQKEKKMASQKGEQVDDIIRSLYK; this is translated from the coding sequence ATGAGCCCGTTACTGGAACTTATTGCTGAATGGGAGGCTTATTCGGAGCAGGCCGGAAAACCGGCAGTAGCCGATTTTTGTGAGCATTACCTGCGCCGCCATGCTAAAAAGAAAAAAGAAAAGGCCGCCATCCCTGCACACGACATGGACGGCGTGATCACCGAACTGGTAGGCCGCATGAGCGCCATGCACACCACCTACGCCAAAATGATCCTCAAAGAACTGCCGGACATAGAACTGGAATGGTTTTACCTGCTCAACATCATCAAATACAAAAAAGAAGCAAAAAAAACCGATATCATCAGCCTGGGACTGATGGAACAATCCACCGGCATCGATATCCTCAACAGGATGCATAAAAAGGGCTTCATCACGGAAAAAAACAACCCGGAAGACAAAAGGGCCAAACTGATCAGCATCACCGACAAAGGAAATACCCTGCTCAAAAAAATCGGCAGCTACCTGTATAAAGTGACTTACCTGTTGTACCATGATGTGCAGGAAGAAGACAAACAGGCGCTGATCCGCATCCTGGGCAGCTTACAGCATCGGCATCAGCAGGTATTGCTGGAAAACAAACACCGCAAAATAGATGAGGTACTGCAACAGCTGTACGGAAAAGATGCACCGGAGGAAGCTGCCGCCGCTTTCAGCAAACAGATAAAACAAAAGGAAAAGAAAATGGCCTCCCAAAAAGGAGAACAGGTAGACGATATCATACGATCACTTTATAAATAG
- a CDS encoding DUF3995 domain-containing protein, with protein sequence MLLPIVINTCVFIFLSAIHFYWAFGGEWGISDAVPVNTEGRQMLDPGWFATMLVALGLLAFAVVTVGNTGVFDALVGRNVIIWATRGIALLFTLRAIGDFTYVGFFKKIKNTPFARNDTRMFSPLCALIAVLSIIVSMA encoded by the coding sequence ATGTTACTACCTATAGTTATTAATACCTGTGTCTTTATTTTTTTATCAGCAATTCATTTTTATTGGGCTTTTGGCGGAGAATGGGGAATCAGCGATGCGGTGCCTGTGAATACAGAAGGCCGGCAGATGCTGGATCCGGGCTGGTTTGCAACGATGTTAGTGGCGCTGGGACTCCTTGCATTTGCAGTGGTAACGGTCGGAAACACCGGTGTTTTTGATGCCCTGGTGGGCAGAAATGTGATCATCTGGGCCACCAGGGGGATTGCACTGCTTTTTACGCTGAGGGCCATTGGAGATTTCACCTATGTAGGCTTCTTCAAAAAAATAAAAAATACACCCTTCGCCCGCAACGATACCCGGATGTTTTCCCCGCTTTGTGCGCTGATCGCTGTATTGAGCATCATCGTATCTATGGCATGA
- a CDS encoding DUF6138 family protein, which translates to MENRHQTIVNDITTAVSQLLQKMDERTDAVNITRRSPLQSGIYTYVRFFYYKGAVHCFVDKGDSRPDLKYEGTDFPDAPLTAEDVAQLMPSLQQQLEQLYRTYDNNPLLDFKFEVFAKFRIDEKFLKLTALKTTSEVKKTALLKQIDLYLTQKIKEGQYPTKDLDTTFLAQHLLSPALYPEIDVPAIKTIFEKIRELNKSNKDSQRTHQHYITYALRCWAEEHFLPVYYNVAKNGWAGPVYTLVDAGQRPAPSKSQLDLLVYAGISIVRYEPNYSRPTGVGFIEKAKELGSKQAGNILKTGSDTFSKEDMQYSDADLTCTANDVFATFSITFKNETEEAYSKAITFICNLLEKDFPPSYEIKCKSKTKEVLPIKGLGKSSTQRFFANALQYPGLYPLLEKYVRLAIRHEFEWYNDVEAEQCCCPGTYAVFGLALASDSYFPLLREYLKQVDDEHQSVQNHFLVKFVQQYGVNPVTIPTLIDLLYCASDNIKPIKELKAFETAENMALLLENTASMEGYEVERVCWFIWGAKDKLAALAKKKGPLTEYYTQLLTVINS; encoded by the coding sequence ATGGAAAACCGCCACCAGACGATTGTCAACGATATTACTACTGCCGTAAGCCAACTGCTGCAGAAGATGGACGAGAGAACCGACGCTGTTAATATTACCCGCCGCTCTCCCCTGCAATCCGGCATATACACTTATGTACGTTTTTTTTATTACAAAGGAGCCGTGCATTGTTTTGTGGATAAAGGAGATAGCCGGCCCGACCTGAAATACGAAGGAACCGATTTCCCGGATGCTCCACTCACCGCTGAAGATGTAGCACAATTGATGCCTTCCCTGCAGCAACAGTTGGAACAACTGTATCGCACCTACGATAACAATCCCTTACTGGACTTCAAGTTTGAAGTATTCGCCAAGTTCAGGATCGACGAAAAATTCCTTAAACTGACCGCACTGAAAACAACCAGCGAAGTCAAAAAAACAGCCCTGTTAAAACAAATAGATCTTTATCTCACCCAAAAAATAAAAGAAGGACAGTATCCCACCAAAGATCTGGACACCACCTTCCTGGCACAGCATCTGCTGAGTCCGGCCTTATACCCGGAGATAGATGTACCAGCCATCAAAACTATCTTTGAAAAAATACGGGAACTCAACAAAAGCAATAAAGATTCACAACGTACGCATCAGCATTATATCACCTATGCGCTCAGATGCTGGGCAGAAGAGCATTTTCTACCCGTATATTATAACGTTGCCAAGAATGGCTGGGCAGGCCCGGTATATACTTTAGTGGATGCCGGTCAACGGCCAGCGCCTTCCAAATCACAGCTTGACCTGCTGGTCTATGCCGGTATCAGCATCGTCCGGTATGAGCCTAATTACAGCAGACCTACCGGAGTGGGCTTCATCGAAAAAGCCAAAGAACTGGGCAGCAAACAGGCCGGCAACATCCTGAAAACCGGCAGCGACACCTTCAGCAAGGAAGATATGCAATACAGCGATGCCGACCTTACCTGCACGGCCAACGATGTATTTGCCACTTTCAGCATTACGTTTAAAAATGAAACAGAAGAAGCTTATAGCAAAGCCATTACGTTCATCTGCAACCTGCTGGAAAAAGACTTCCCACCTAGCTATGAGATAAAATGCAAATCCAAAACCAAAGAAGTGCTTCCTATCAAAGGACTGGGCAAGTCATCTACCCAACGCTTCTTCGCCAATGCCCTGCAATACCCCGGACTGTACCCGCTGCTGGAGAAATATGTCAGACTGGCCATCCGCCACGAATTTGAATGGTACAATGATGTGGAAGCAGAACAGTGTTGCTGTCCGGGCACCTACGCCGTATTCGGTCTGGCATTGGCCAGCGACAGTTACTTCCCGCTATTGCGCGAGTACCTCAAACAGGTAGACGATGAGCACCAGTCCGTTCAAAATCATTTCCTCGTCAAGTTTGTACAGCAGTATGGCGTCAATCCGGTCACCATCCCCACCCTTATAGACTTACTGTATTGCGCGTCGGACAACATCAAACCCATCAAAGAGCTGAAAGCCTTTGAAACAGCTGAAAACATGGCACTATTGCTGGAAAACACAGCATCCATGGAAGGTTATGAGGTAGAACGTGTATGTTGGTTTATATGGGGAGCTAAGGACAAACTCGCCGCACTGGCTAAAAAGAAGGGACCACTGACTGAATATTATACTCAACTTCTAACGGTGATTAATTCCTGA
- a CDS encoding efflux transporter outer membrane subunit, whose product MNNKYTWLMALVLLTAACKVTERYQRPELPAAAQYRDHAGTDTNTIAAKPWQEFFTDTLLQQLIARGIRENLDLKMAMQRIVAAQAALKQSKLAFLPDVNANASVKQSRLAFPQGYGLVNNATQYDVGVTASWEADIWGKLRSSKRAAQAALLNTVAAQQAIQSSLVADIASTYYTLLALDQQLLVLQQTLDNRKEDVNSMRDLKASGVVNGAAVVQSEANQYAAAVAIPDVKRQIRETENALSILLALPPGPVVRSVMSAQQLPQDLSTGVPAQLLQYRPDVKAAEYAFRQAFENTNIARTAFYPSLSITAAGGFSSFDFSQWFTNSGLFGNIIGGLTQPVFNKGLNKARLATATARQQEALYNFSKTMLTAGKEVSDALYSLASASEKKESREKQLASLEKAVDFTKELLRYSSATNYTDVLTSEQNLLSAQMGRINDQLQQWLAVIALYRSLGNHD is encoded by the coding sequence ATGAACAACAAATATACCTGGCTGATGGCACTCGTGCTGCTGACAGCTGCCTGCAAGGTCACTGAGCGCTACCAGCGGCCGGAACTCCCTGCTGCAGCGCAGTACCGCGATCATGCTGGTACAGATACCAACACCATTGCGGCTAAACCCTGGCAGGAGTTTTTTACTGATACGCTACTGCAACAACTGATTGCACGGGGTATCCGCGAAAATCTGGACCTCAAAATGGCCATGCAGCGTATTGTGGCGGCACAGGCAGCTCTAAAACAGAGTAAGCTGGCCTTTCTTCCGGATGTTAATGCAAATGCTTCCGTTAAACAGTCCAGGCTGGCCTTCCCCCAAGGGTATGGCCTGGTGAACAATGCCACACAGTATGATGTAGGTGTCACTGCCAGCTGGGAAGCGGATATATGGGGCAAACTGCGTAGCAGCAAAAGAGCTGCACAGGCAGCGTTATTAAATACCGTGGCTGCACAGCAGGCCATACAAAGCAGTCTGGTGGCCGATATTGCCAGTACTTATTATACGCTGCTGGCGCTGGATCAACAACTGCTGGTATTACAGCAAACGCTGGATAACAGAAAAGAAGATGTGAATAGTATGCGCGATCTGAAAGCCTCTGGTGTAGTAAACGGTGCAGCAGTGGTACAAAGTGAAGCCAACCAGTATGCCGCTGCCGTGGCCATACCTGATGTAAAACGACAGATCAGAGAAACAGAAAATGCGTTATCCATACTCCTGGCATTGCCTCCGGGCCCTGTAGTCCGCAGCGTGATGTCGGCCCAGCAGTTGCCGCAGGACCTGTCTACCGGCGTGCCCGCTCAACTGCTGCAATACCGGCCGGATGTAAAAGCAGCGGAATATGCTTTCCGTCAGGCTTTTGAAAATACGAACATTGCCCGCACGGCCTTTTATCCTTCCCTTAGTATCACCGCTGCCGGTGGTTTCTCCAGCTTCGACTTCAGTCAGTGGTTCACCAACAGCGGCCTGTTTGGCAATATCATCGGTGGCCTCACACAGCCTGTTTTTAACAAAGGTCTTAACAAAGCCCGGCTGGCCACTGCCACCGCCAGACAGCAGGAAGCATTGTACAACTTCAGTAAAACCATGCTGACAGCAGGGAAGGAAGTATCAGATGCACTCTATTCCCTGGCATCTGCTTCAGAAAAAAAGGAGAGTCGTGAAAAACAGCTGGCATCGCTGGAGAAAGCAGTAGACTTCACCAAAGAGCTGTTGCGTTACAGCTCCGCTACCAACTATACAGATGTGTTAACATCTGAACAGAATTTATTAAGTGCACAGATGGGGCGTATTAACGATCAGCTGCAGCAATGGCTGGCGGTGATTGCGTTATATCGTTCCTTAGGAAACCATGATTAA
- a CDS encoding efflux RND transporter permease subunit, with protein sequence MLKKFIDNPVLSTVISIIIVILGVLGLLSLPISQYPEIAPPTVEVTASYQGANADVVMKSVIIPLEEQINGVEHMTYMTSKASNDGMAVITVNFKQGTDPDLAAVNVQNRVAKATGLMPAEVIKTGITTTKKLNSEVFGFLLYSENKSYDESFLDNYMRINILPELKRISGVGDVQVWSDQAYSMRIWLRPDVMASYGLVPDDVIAALAEQNIEAAPGKLGENSKKTFQYILKYTGRLEKPEQFENIVIRATGNGQLLRLKDVADVELGAFNYATELTAQGYPSSGGAVSQTAGSNAHEVVQEVEKVFEKAKVNFPPGVKMAVFINVNSFLDASIAKLIQTIFEAFILVFIVVFIFLQDFRSTLIPAIAVPVAIIGTFFFLKIFGFTLNLLTLFALVLAIGIVVDDAIVVVEAVHAKLDQGARSARKATMHAMSEISTAIVSITLIMSAVFVPVTFITGSAGVFYKQFGLTLAVAIIISAVNALTLSPALCAILLKPHDPAAHAKKSLLQRFYTAFNAGFAAVTGRYIRIVKLLIARKWLALGAIAVFAGILVFFLKTTPTGFVPNEDSGAIYGDIILPPASTMDQTLKIADQIDSIARAMPEVAVTSRLAGMNLISGTGGSYGAMFIALKPWKERTGPGQDINSLVAKLFQQTAAIKGANIIFFAAPTLQGFGNSSGFEMQLLDKTGGSYKDFGSTVDKFMEQLNKRPEIMYAATPFNTNLPQYEVKVDVARCKEAGIEVNSLLRTMQGYLGGIYASDFNRFGKQYKVLLQSNPNYRAEEADLNKIFVRNNKGAMAPVSAFLTLQKTSGPEFINRFNLYTSAAVTGAPNNGYSSGDAIRAIKEVAASTLPRGTDFDFSALTREEISSGNQTMLIFALCLLFVYFLLSAQYRSYILPFAVLLSLPIGLAGAFLFARLAGLDNNIFLQISLIMLIGLLAKNAILIVEFSVQRRNSGLSLVRAAISGAAARLRPILMTSFAFIFGLLPLMLASGVGALSNRSIGTAAVGGMLIGTVFGVFVIPALFVLFQALQERISGKAPREKEAEELLEEMAM encoded by the coding sequence ATGCTGAAAAAATTCATCGATAACCCGGTATTGTCTACCGTCATCTCCATTATCATCGTGATACTGGGGGTGCTCGGACTGCTCTCCCTGCCCATCTCACAATATCCGGAAATAGCCCCGCCCACCGTGGAAGTAACCGCCTCCTATCAGGGAGCCAACGCTGATGTAGTCATGAAAAGCGTCATCATCCCGCTGGAAGAACAGATCAACGGTGTGGAACACATGACCTATATGACGTCTAAAGCGAGCAACGACGGTATGGCCGTGATCACGGTTAATTTTAAACAGGGCACTGATCCGGATCTGGCTGCTGTTAACGTACAGAACAGAGTGGCCAAAGCCACTGGCCTCATGCCCGCCGAAGTAATCAAAACCGGTATCACCACCACCAAAAAACTCAATAGTGAAGTCTTTGGTTTCCTGCTGTACAGCGAAAACAAATCCTATGACGAAAGTTTCCTCGACAACTACATGCGCATCAACATCCTGCCCGAACTGAAAAGGATATCGGGTGTTGGAGATGTGCAGGTATGGAGTGATCAGGCTTATTCCATGCGTATCTGGCTCCGCCCTGATGTAATGGCCTCCTATGGCCTGGTGCCCGACGATGTGATCGCAGCCCTCGCAGAACAGAACATAGAAGCTGCCCCGGGTAAACTGGGCGAGAACAGCAAAAAAACATTCCAGTATATCCTGAAATATACCGGCCGTCTCGAAAAGCCTGAACAGTTTGAAAACATCGTCATCCGCGCTACCGGCAACGGTCAGCTGCTGCGCCTCAAAGATGTGGCGGATGTAGAGCTGGGGGCTTTCAACTATGCCACAGAACTTACTGCACAGGGATATCCTTCCTCCGGTGGCGCGGTGAGCCAGACTGCCGGCTCCAACGCTCACGAGGTGGTACAGGAAGTGGAAAAGGTTTTCGAAAAAGCTAAAGTCAATTTCCCACCCGGCGTAAAGATGGCCGTTTTTATCAATGTGAACAGTTTCCTCGACGCCTCTATTGCCAAACTGATACAGACCATCTTTGAAGCCTTCATCCTGGTGTTCATCGTGGTATTTATCTTCCTGCAGGATTTCCGTTCTACCCTTATCCCCGCTATCGCTGTACCAGTGGCTATTATCGGTACCTTCTTCTTCCTGAAGATATTCGGTTTTACACTGAACCTGCTGACCCTCTTTGCGCTGGTGCTGGCCATCGGTATTGTGGTGGATGATGCCATTGTAGTGGTGGAGGCGGTACACGCCAAACTGGACCAGGGCGCCAGATCCGCCAGGAAAGCAACGATGCACGCGATGAGCGAAATCAGCACGGCAATTGTTTCCATCACCCTCATCATGTCGGCAGTATTTGTGCCGGTTACCTTTATCACCGGCTCTGCGGGTGTATTTTACAAACAGTTCGGTCTCACACTAGCGGTGGCTATCATCATCTCCGCTGTCAATGCGCTGACGCTCAGTCCTGCACTCTGCGCCATCCTGCTCAAACCTCATGATCCCGCAGCACATGCTAAAAAGTCCCTGCTGCAGCGGTTTTACACTGCCTTTAATGCGGGCTTTGCCGCTGTAACGGGAAGGTATATACGTATTGTAAAACTCCTGATAGCCCGAAAATGGCTGGCACTGGGCGCTATCGCTGTGTTTGCCGGTATCCTGGTGTTTTTCCTGAAAACAACACCTACCGGTTTTGTGCCCAACGAAGACTCCGGCGCCATCTATGGGGATATCATCCTGCCACCTGCTTCTACCATGGATCAGACATTGAAGATCGCTGATCAGATAGACAGCATCGCCCGCGCTATGCCTGAAGTGGCCGTCACTTCCCGACTGGCAGGTATGAACCTTATCAGCGGTACCGGCGGCTCTTACGGTGCCATGTTCATCGCGCTCAAACCCTGGAAGGAAAGGACAGGGCCGGGACAGGACATCAACAGCCTGGTTGCAAAACTGTTCCAGCAAACAGCTGCCATCAAAGGCGCCAACATCATCTTCTTTGCAGCTCCCACCCTGCAGGGCTTTGGTAACAGCAGCGGTTTTGAAATGCAGCTGCTCGACAAAACAGGTGGCAGCTACAAGGATTTCGGCTCAACAGTAGACAAGTTCATGGAGCAACTGAACAAACGGCCGGAAATCATGTATGCCGCTACACCTTTTAATACCAATCTGCCACAATACGAAGTAAAGGTAGACGTGGCCCGCTGTAAGGAAGCCGGTATAGAGGTCAACAGCCTGCTCCGCACCATGCAGGGATACCTGGGTGGCATCTACGCATCAGATTTTAACCGCTTTGGTAAACAATACAAGGTGCTGTTACAGTCCAATCCCAACTACCGCGCGGAAGAAGCAGACCTCAACAAAATCTTCGTCCGCAACAACAAAGGAGCGATGGCGCCGGTATCTGCTTTCCTTACGTTGCAAAAAACCAGTGGTCCGGAATTCATCAACCGCTTTAACCTGTATACTTCTGCTGCTGTAACAGGTGCGCCCAACAATGGTTACAGCTCTGGTGATGCCATCAGGGCCATTAAAGAAGTGGCTGCATCCACGCTGCCTCGCGGTACAGACTTCGACTTCAGTGCACTGACAAGGGAAGAGATCTCCAGCGGCAACCAGACCATGCTCATTTTTGCTTTGTGTCTGCTGTTTGTTTATTTCCTGCTGAGTGCCCAGTACAGAAGTTATATCCTGCCTTTTGCGGTGCTGTTATCATTACCGATAGGACTGGCAGGCGCTTTCCTGTTTGCCCGCCTCGCAGGCCTCGACAACAATATCTTCCTGCAGATCAGTCTCATTATGCTGATAGGACTGCTGGCCAAAAATGCCATCCTGATCGTGGAGTTTTCCGTGCAGCGGCGTAACAGCGGGTTAAGCCTGGTAAGAGCGGCGATCTCCGGTGCCGCCGCGCGTTTGCGGCCTATCCTGATGACATCCTTTGCTTTCATCTTCGGCTTGTTGCCGCTGATGCTGGCATCCGGTGTAGGTGCGCTGAGCAACCGTTCTATCGGTACGGCCGCCGTAGGAGGCATGTTGATCGGTACAGTGTTCGGTGTATTCGTGATACCTGCGCTCTTCGTCCTGTTCCAGGCTTTACAGGAACGGATCAGCGGCAAAGCACCCAGAGAGAAAGAAGCTGAAGAGCTGCTGGAAGAAATGGCGATGTAA
- a CDS encoding efflux RND transporter periplasmic adaptor subunit, which produces MMQTLSHKTAAMVVLSILTACGNNKPAADYSSEPQPFPVVTLQPAAATLNMDYPATVRGQQNIEIRPKVDGYVAQILVDEGATVKKGQLLFKINAPQYEQEVLTAQAAIKSAEAAVNTARMQVRKVTPLVKKEIVSNYELEAAELAVQAREAELAQARASLQNARVNLGYTTIYSPADGVIGSLPYKIGSLVASSSEQPLTILSDISNVHVYFSFTEKQFLDLAGTDASASLETQLKKLPPVQLILANGNAYPEKGQVEATGGQINTGTGAISMRATFHNKAGLIRSGSSAVVRISQPVTDAIVVPAKATYEMQGKKFVFTVDAAGTAHVREIQVGQQSSGDAYIVSNGLHSGDKIVTEGIGSLKDGIKIKPVATPTTTAAR; this is translated from the coding sequence ATGATGCAAACATTATCACACAAAACTGCTGCCATGGTGGTGCTTTCTATTCTGACAGCCTGCGGCAACAATAAACCGGCAGCCGATTACTCCAGTGAACCCCAGCCTTTTCCTGTAGTAACATTACAACCTGCTGCCGCCACGCTTAATATGGACTATCCTGCCACCGTACGCGGTCAGCAGAACATAGAAATAAGACCGAAGGTAGATGGTTATGTAGCACAGATATTGGTAGACGAAGGGGCCACTGTGAAAAAAGGTCAGCTACTCTTTAAAATCAATGCCCCGCAATATGAGCAGGAAGTGCTCACCGCACAGGCAGCCATCAAAAGCGCCGAAGCTGCTGTCAACACCGCCCGCATGCAGGTCCGCAAGGTAACGCCGCTGGTGAAAAAAGAGATCGTCAGCAACTACGAACTGGAAGCGGCAGAACTGGCAGTGCAGGCCCGCGAAGCCGAACTGGCCCAGGCCAGAGCCAGTCTTCAGAATGCGCGCGTCAACCTGGGATATACTACCATCTACAGCCCTGCCGATGGAGTGATTGGCTCCCTGCCCTATAAAATCGGCAGCCTGGTGGCCAGCAGCAGTGAACAGCCCCTGACCATTCTCTCCGATATCTCTAACGTACACGTATACTTCTCTTTTACAGAAAAGCAGTTCCTCGACCTGGCCGGCACTGATGCCAGCGCCTCGCTGGAAACACAACTGAAAAAACTGCCGCCTGTACAGTTGATCCTCGCTAACGGTAACGCCTATCCGGAAAAAGGACAGGTAGAAGCTACCGGCGGCCAGATCAACACCGGCACCGGCGCCATCAGCATGCGCGCTACATTTCACAACAAGGCTGGCCTCATCCGCAGCGGAAGCAGCGCCGTAGTCCGTATCTCCCAACCGGTGACCGATGCTATCGTAGTACCCGCCAAAGCCACCTACGAAATGCAGGGCAAAAAATTTGTCTTCACCGTGGATGCCGCCGGCACAGCGCATGTCAGGGAAATACAAGTAGGTCAACAGTCCTCCGGTGACGCCTATATCGTCAGCAACGGCCTCCATTCCGGCGACAAAATCGTCACTGAAGGAATCGGCTCCCTGAAAGACGGTATTAAAATAAAACCAGTGGCAACACCCACTACTACCGCCGCCAGATAA